From one Suicoccus acidiformans genomic stretch:
- a CDS encoding metal ABC transporter ATP-binding protein: MEILNVEDLSFYYAEEKVLDDINFTIHSGEFVILTGENGAAKSTLLKNILGLLRPATGTITLAKKNESGEPLSVGYIPQDITSFNAGFPSTVQALVESGRYPKNRWFRKLDANDHAHVDRALESVGMEAFRNRKIGELSGGQKQRINIARTFATDPDFFVLDEPTTGMDTNTRTNFYRLLKHSCKVHNKTVLMVTHADMEIEGYYDREIRLIREEGVPWRCFSMTSSSEH; the protein is encoded by the coding sequence GTGGAAATATTAAATGTCGAAGACCTATCTTTCTATTATGCTGAAGAGAAGGTCTTAGATGATATAAATTTCACCATCCATAGTGGTGAGTTCGTCATCTTAACTGGCGAGAATGGGGCAGCTAAGTCTACCCTATTGAAGAATATATTAGGTCTGCTGCGTCCGGCCACTGGTACGATTACTTTGGCTAAGAAGAACGAATCAGGTGAGCCGTTAAGTGTCGGCTATATTCCGCAAGATATTACGTCCTTTAATGCAGGCTTCCCGAGTACAGTTCAAGCATTGGTGGAATCGGGACGTTATCCCAAGAATCGTTGGTTCCGAAAGCTTGACGCCAATGACCACGCCCATGTCGATCGGGCGCTGGAATCCGTTGGCATGGAAGCTTTTCGCAATCGTAAAATCGGGGAATTGTCTGGTGGGCAAAAGCAACGCATTAACATTGCGCGTACTTTTGCGACGGATCCGGACTTCTTCGTCTTGGACGAGCCGACAACGGGCATGGATACGAATACCCGAACGAACTTTTATCGTTTATTAAAGCATAGTTGCAAGGTCCATAATAAGACGGTTTTGATGGTGACGCATGCGGATATGGAAATTGAAGGGTATTATGACCGCGAAATTCGTTTGATTCGAGAGGAGGGTGTGCCATGGAGATGCTTCAGTATGACTTCATCCAGCGAGCATTAA
- a CDS encoding DUF2179 domain-containing protein, with translation MNWFILLQVFGINLVYIVLNTIRTLLTMRGYRNIAPFIAIVETTIYTVGLSIVMQYIQENVLYLFAYAFGFGLGIYLGILIENRIALGYSALQIFIKGDNHYLAEALRERGYGVTLQPGYGRDGDRLILTVLTPRSSEVALRNTLDEIDPDAFYISYDAKYIHGGFWTKRINRRKIQAQTTPATTEAVHVSDADTLSKEEYIDD, from the coding sequence ATGAATTGGTTTATATTGTTGCAGGTTTTTGGGATTAATTTGGTTTACATTGTTCTCAATACCATCCGAACGCTTCTGACTATGCGTGGCTATCGTAACATTGCGCCTTTTATTGCCATTGTTGAGACAACTATTTATACTGTCGGACTTTCAATTGTCATGCAATATATTCAGGAGAATGTACTCTACCTCTTTGCCTATGCCTTCGGCTTTGGCCTAGGGATTTACCTGGGAATTCTGATTGAAAATCGAATTGCCCTAGGTTACTCGGCCTTACAAATCTTTATTAAAGGAGACAATCATTATCTGGCAGAAGCCCTCCGTGAACGCGGTTATGGGGTCACCTTGCAACCGGGATATGGCCGAGACGGCGACCGTTTGATTTTAACAGTCTTAACACCTCGTTCCAGCGAAGTTGCCTTACGCAATACCCTGGATGAGATTGACCCGGATGCTTTCTATATCTCCTATGATGCTAAATATATTCATGGTGGCTTCTGGACGAAGCGGATTAACCGTCGCAAAATCCAAGCCCAAACGACACCGGCAACAAC